The following proteins are co-located in the Motilibacter rhizosphaerae genome:
- the rpsG gene encoding 30S ribosomal protein S7: protein MPRKGPAPKRPLVVDPVYGSPLVTQLVNKVLQSGKKSIAEQIVYGALEGCREKNGADPVVTLRRALDNVKPTLEVRSRRVGGATYQVPVEVRPTRSTTLALRWLVSYSQGRREKTMTERLMNELLDASNGLGASVKRREDTHKMAESNKAFAHYRW, encoded by the coding sequence ATGCCGCGCAAGGGCCCGGCTCCCAAGCGTCCGCTCGTCGTCGACCCGGTCTACGGCTCGCCGCTCGTGACGCAGCTCGTCAACAAGGTGCTGCAGAGCGGCAAGAAGTCCATCGCCGAGCAGATCGTCTACGGCGCCCTCGAGGGCTGCCGCGAGAAGAACGGCGCCGACCCCGTCGTCACGCTGCGCCGCGCGCTGGACAACGTCAAGCCGACCCTCGAGGTCCGCAGCCGCCGCGTCGGTGGCGCGACCTACCAGGTGCCGGTCGAGGTCCGCCCGACCCGCTCGACCACGCTGGCCCTGCGCTGGCTCGTGTCGTACTCCCAGGGCCGCCGCGAGAAGACGATGACCGAGCGGCTCATGAACGAGCTGCTCGACGCGAGCAACGGCCTCGGCGCCAGCGTCAAGCGGCGCGAGGACACCCACAAGATGGCCGAGTCCAACAAGGCCTTCGCGCACTACCGCTGGTAG
- the rpsL gene encoding 30S ribosomal protein S12: MPTIQQLVRKGRQDKATKTKTPALKGSPQRRGVCTRVYTTTPKKPNSALRKVARVRLTSQMEVTAYIPGVGHNLQEHSIVLVRGGRVKDLPGVRYKIIRGSLDTQGVKNRKQARSRYGAKKEKS; encoded by the coding sequence GTGCCCACGATTCAGCAGCTGGTCCGCAAGGGCCGGCAGGACAAGGCGACGAAGACCAAGACGCCCGCGCTCAAGGGCAGCCCCCAGCGCCGAGGCGTGTGCACGCGCGTCTACACGACGACCCCGAAGAAGCCGAACTCGGCGCTCCGCAAGGTCGCGCGCGTCCGCCTCACCAGCCAGATGGAGGTCACGGCCTACATCCCCGGCGTCGGCCACAACCTGCAGGAGCACTCCATCGTGCTCGTGCGCGGCGGTCGTGTGAAGGACCTCCCCGGTGTCCGCTACAAGATCATCCGGGGCTCGCTCGACACCCAGGGCGTGAAGAACCGCAAGCAGGCTCGCAGCCGCTACGGCGCGAAGAAGGAGAAGAGCTGA